The genomic stretch TTGTCTCTTCTATCATCTATTTTAAGTAAAGTTATAACTCGTTTTACTCCCATTTTTTCAAGCTCATCGTTTATTTCCTTTAGTAAATAACCTAACTGTGTAATATCGTCCAACTCTATCGTTGTCATAGAAGGGGCGGGATAGTATCTAATACCTCTTCTATTTAATATTTCAAATACCTTTTTTACATATTTCGAAATACTTGTAGATGAAGTACCTAAGGGTTCAACAGCTATATCAACTAAAACTTTCATGTACTTAATTTATATTATTATTTTTTATCTTTTTTGTTACCAAAAAACAAAGAGTATAAAGGAAATTTTAAATGGCTTTGTTATAATAGTAACTACTTGATGGAAGTAGAATTAGCTAATATATTAAGAAGTCATGGACTTAAGGTTACTCCTCAAAGGTTATCTATTCTCAGAATATTGTATAAAGGTGGACATTTTAGCGGTGAACAAATATACAATGAGTTAAAGATAAGCGAACCTAGT from Sulfolobus sp. S-194 encodes the following:
- a CDS encoding MTH1187 family thiamine-binding protein, with product MKVLVDIAVEPLGTSSTSISKYVKKVFEILNRRGIRYYPAPSMTTIELDDITQLGYLLKEINDELEKMGVKRVITLLKIDDRRDKENSIDHKLEVIKK